The genomic interval ATTCCCTCCGAGATCGAACTGGACGTGACCGGGCTGGACGTGGGCGATTCGATCCACATCAGCGCCGTGTCCCTGCCCGCAGGTTCGGAAAGCGCGATTACCGATCGCGACTTCACCATCGCGACCATCGTCGCCCCGTCCGCGCTCAAGCGCGCCGAGGGTGAAGGCGAGGAAGGCGAGGAAGGCCAGACCGGCGAGGGCATGGAGCCTGGCGAAACGGCCGCGACCGAGCAGGGTCCGGACGACGACGCTGCCGAGGAGCAGGAAGAGAAGAGCGAATGATGCGCCTGCGCGCGCTGATATTCGCAAATGTCGCGGGACTGGGGCTGGCCATCGCGCCGGCCCCGGCCCTCGCGCAGCAGCAGGCGCAACCCCGCTCTGCCGTGCTGCCGAGCAATCCGCAGGACTTCCAGTGCTTCGCGCTGATGCAGCAGCGCCGTGCCGCCTACATCGCCAATCCGCAGGCCGCGCCGGCCAACCGCGCCGAACTGATCAACAATCTGACGATCATTTCCGCCTTCTATGCCGGGCGCCTGACTCACTACCCCGCCGCCGACGCCGCAGCCCAATTCGCGTCCGCCCGATCTGAACTGGCCGCCGCCACCCCGCAGCAGCGCGACGCATTCGCCGGCGTGTGCACGCAATTCTATCTTACCGTCATGGATGCCCTCATCAATCCGGACGGTCAGCCGCAGCGGGGCCAGCAGTCGCAGCAGCCGCGCTGAGAAAGGCGGTCGATGCAGCTCTGGGTGGGTCTCGGAAATCCCGGTCCGCGCTATGCGATGCACCGGCACAATGTCGGGTTCATGGCACTCGACGTCATCGCCGACATGCACGGCTTCGGTACCGTGCAGACCAAGTTTCAAGGCTGGTTCCAGGAAGGCCGCATCGGCAGCGACAGGATCGCGCTGCTGAAGCCCGCCACCTTCATGAACGAAAGCGGCCGCAGCGTCGGCGAGGCGATGCGCTTCTACAAGATCGGTCCGGACGCGCTGACCGTCTTCCATGACGAACTCGATCTGGCTCCGTTCAAGGTAAAGGTGAAGCAGGGCGGCGGCCATGCCGGGCATAACGGTCTGCGCTCCATCGACAGCCATTGCGGCCCGGACTTCCGGCGCGTACGCATCGGAATCGGTCATCCGGGCAGCAAGGACCGCGTGAACGGGCACGTTCTCGGCAATTACGCCAGGACGGAGCAGGACGATCTCGCGCAGATGCTCGGCGCGGTGGCAGCCGAGGCAGACCGACTGGCCGAGCACGACGATGCCCGCTTCATGAGCGACGTCGCGCTGCGCATGCAGGACTGACGCGGGAAACAGGTGTCGGGTTTCCTGACAGCACGAGGCGATCCGCAGCGTCGTTAACCATCGCACCGCGCGCGATCCGGCGACTGGCACGTGGGTTGCATCCCCTCGCGATAACCAAATCGCTGCAGGGGGTTATCGCCATGAAGACCAGGTCCGCCGCCATCGCCATCTCGTTCGTCGCCCTGTCTCTGGCAGCGCCGGCCCATGCCACCTGGGGATGGGGATGGGGCTCGGGCGGCTGGGGCCACACGCATTACAGCGGTTGCGGGCATACCGGCTCTTCGACCTCGACCGGATCGACCAGCAGCACCTCTGGCGGATCGACCACCGGCAGCTCCACCAGCTCCACGAGTTCGACGACAACGGGCGGATCGACCGGCGGAACGCAGGTGCCCGAGCCTGGCGGGCTGGGCCTGATGGCGGCGGCCCTTCTCGGCCTCGGCCTGGCGCGCCGCCGCCGGCAGCAATTGACCGCCTGAAGGTTTCCGTCAGCGCGCCGCCAGCCGGGCGGCGAGGCGCCTGATCGCCTCGGGCGCGTCGGCACGCACCGCCAGCGGCGCCACGACCTCCCGCGCCTGCGCGGCCTGCCCTGTCTCGATCAGCACCTCCGCATAGATGCGCGCGATCAGCGGGTTGTCGGGATGCTGGCGCCAGACCGGCACGATCTGGGCGCGGGCCTGCTCGGGCTGGCCCGCTTCGAGCAGCGCCTTGGCGTAGAGCGCGCGCGAATCGGGATGATCGGCGATCAGGTTTTCGTTGCGCTGAAACAGCGTTCGCACCCCCGCCCAGTCGCCGGCTTCGGCCTTCAGCCGCGCGGCCAGAAACAGGAATTCGGCGTCGCGCGGATAGGCCTCCGCCCCCCGCAGAACGAGCGGGCGGAGCAGATCCATCCGCCCCAGCGCGCCCAGTTCGGCGATCGCGCCGAGCAGCGCGGGCCGATCAAGAGGGGCAATGTCGAGGATCGCCAGAAAGGCGCGCGAGGCCAGGTCATGCTCTCCATCCAGCTGCGCGAGGCGGCCGGTCACGTAAAGCGTCTCGATCCGGTCCGGCGCTTCGGCCTGCGCCCGGCGCACCGCCGGTCGCGCCCCGTCCGCATCGCCGCGGGCGAGATACCAGGAGGCTTCCGCCGCGTGGAGACGCGACCGGTCCCCCCAGGCCTGCCGGCCTTGTGCGAAGGCAATCCGGGCCGCTGCCTCCTCGCCCTGCATGTCCGCCGCCAGCGCGCGAAGACGCCAGCTGTCCGCGCTGTCCTGACCGCGCAGCAGCCGCTCGGTTGCGGCGGTATCGCCAGTCTGAAGGTGCCCTTCGGCGGCGAGCAGCGCCGCGTCGTCCGGACGCTCGCCGGTCCTGTCGAGGCGCCCCAGCGTCGCCAGCGCCGCCTCGCCCCGCCCCATCGCGATCTGCGCCCGGGCAAGCAGGGCGAGAGCCGGGACGTTGCGGGCATCATCTCCCAGCGCAGCCTGCGCCTGCTGTCCGGCGGTTATGTAATCCTGTTTCGCGTAGGCATCCTGCGCTGCGGCCAGGTGATTGTCCTGCGCCGCCGAACAGGCGGCCAGGGCGGCGGCGAAGGCGACGGACCACAGGGTGCGGGCAGGCATGCCCTGCTTCTGGCACGAAAGCGCAAACATTCGATGAAACGCGCGGTGCTTCCCCTCCCCGGCCATCGCGGCTAAGGCGCGGCACGACAGTTCAAACGCATCCAGAAGGTATCAAGCATGGGATTCCGCTGCGGGATCGTGGGCTTGCCCAATGTCGGCAAGTCGACCCTTTTCAACGCCCTTACCGAAACGCAGGCCGCGCAGGCTGCCAACTATCCGTTCTGCACGATCGAGCCGAATGTCGGCCAGGTCGCCGTGCCCGACGAACGGCTGGAGAAGATCGCCGGTATCGCCGGCAGCGCGAAGGTCGTCCACACGCAGCTTTCGTTCGTCGACATCGCCGGTCTGGTAAAGGGCGCGAGCGCGGGCGAGGGTCTTGGCAACCAGTTCCTCGGCAATATCCGCGAGGTCGACGCCATCGTTCACGTCCTGCGTTGTTTCGAGGACGACGATATCCAGCATGTCTCCAACACCGTCGACCCGATCGCCGATGCCGAGGTGGTGGAGACCGAACTGATGCTCGCCGATCTGGAAAGCCTGGAAAAGCGCGTTCCCAATGCGCAGAAGCGCGCGACGGGCGGGGACAAGGAAGCGAAGATCATGGCCAGCGTGCTCGGCCAGGCGCTGGACCTGCTGCGCGACGGCAAGCCCGCCCGCCTGACCGAACCGCAGGATGACGAGGAAGCGCGCATCTTCGCACAGGCACAGCTGCTGACCGCCAAGCCTGTCCTGTACGTCTGCAACGTCGGCGAGGACGAGGCGGCGAGCGGCAATGCCATGAGCGAGAAGGTCTTTGCCAAAGCCGATGCAGAGGGGGCGGAGGCGGTGGTCGTGTCCGCCGCGATCGAAGCCGAACTGGTCGGCATGGAGCCGGAGGAGCGGCGCGAGTATCTTAGCGAGCTGGGTCTGGAGGAAACCGGCCTGGCCCGGGTCATCCGCGCCGGATACCAGCTGCTCGGGCTCAAGACATTCTTCACCGCCGGCCCCAAGGAAGCGCGCGCCTGGACCTGCCCGCAGGACGCCAGGGCCCCGCAGGCGGCGGGCGAAATCCATACCGATTTCGAAAAGGGTTTCATCCGCGCCGAGACCATCGCCTTCGATGATTACGTCGAACTGGGGGGCGAGAGCGCCGCGCGCGAAGCGGGAAAATTGCGGCAGGAAGGCAAGGACTATCTGGTGAAGGATGGCGACGTCATGCTGTTCAAGTTCAATGTCTAGGTCTGCCCCGCGACCCTCCGCCGGCCGATCAGGCGGCGGAGCGGTCCGAAGAACAGTCCGGCCAAGATGAGTGCCGCGACGATCAGCGGCTTGGCGACCTTCACCAGCAAGGCAAATGCGCCAGCGTTCTTGGCCACGGCCAGCCCCGCCCCGCCCGCGACGAGACCGGCGATGCCGTATCCGGCGGCCACGTCCGTCGCGCTGTCGTAATCGGCATAGCGGTAGCCCGGATCGAAAGCGGCGCGACCAGCGAGCGCGTCGGCCGCCTCGCGTATCTCGGCAAGGCGGGGCATCGCTGACACGACGTTCAGGCTGAGCACGCCCCGCCGCCCGAGCGCGCGGATCTCGTAGTTCAGCGTGTTGACGTCGGCATCGTCGAAATCGAGTTCGCGCGCCCAGACGACCGAGTGATCGACGCTGTCGTAACGCGGCTGCGCCACCCACCCGACGATCTCGACCCCCGCATTGCCCGCGGCGCGGCGGCGGGCGTTGAGGTCGGCGCTGGTCTGACGCATGGCATCGAGCACCGCCTCGGGATCGACCTCTCGCGCATCGGCGTTGGACACCCATCCACTCTGCTCGAACGTAACCACGGCGCCCCAGCTGTCCGACAGCGGAGTGGTACCGGCGGGCATCACCAGCCCGAGTGCGCTATTCGCCTCGTCCGGGTGATTGCCCCACAGACCGATCAGGATCGACCGCGCATCCTGCGGACCGTAGAAGATGTAGTCCTCGCCCAGGTCGAGCGAAGCGTGAGCCTGCGTAATCGCGATCCCCCCGCTGCGCGGATCGAGCCTTTCGAGCAGGCGTGCGACCTCGGGCGGGGGCTCGACCGGCCGCGCGGATGCGGGCGACCCGGTGGCAGACAGCATGGCCAAGCAGAAGGTCACGAAGGCGCGCATCGGTCTCCCATTCTCGAAAAAGGCGCAAGACCTGCTAGCACGCCGGTCGTTACCGCCGCGCAAATGAAAGCGGCGCGGAAAGCCGATGCCCCCCGCGCCGCCCGTTCGCCTTGGGAATGTCTTGCCTCAGCCGGCCTGCTGCGCGGCGTAGATGGCCCACAGCCGAGCGATCGGCTCGCGCTGACCATCGACCTGACCAAAGGTCGTCTGCGCCGCGGCATAGTCGCCCTGCATGGTCTGGGCGATGCCGAGGCGGGTACGGGCAGTATCGGCGTCCGCACCCTTCTCGATCGCCAGCTGGTACATCTCGGCGGCCCGCGCGTAGTCATCGAGCGAATAGAGCACGTCGCCCGCGTTCATCGCATCGAGCGAATCGCCAGAACGGGCCTGCGCGATCGTCGTGTCGATCTCGCGCCGGTCGAGGGGCGCACGCTCGTCGACGATGGGCTTGACCTCGGTGTAATAGCTGTCGGTCGCGCTGAACTGGCCGTTCTGGAGGCCGAGCGCGAGGATGTCCCCGACCTCGTTCGCCATGATGCGCGGATCGAGATCCTCGATGAAACGGATCATGGTGGTCCGTTCGTCGAGCACGCCGGCGGCCTGCATCAGGCGATACAGATCGACTCTCTGATCTTCCGGAAATTCGGTCAGCGCATTGACGACCTGGATGGCGTTCTTCCAGTTCTGCTCCGTCGGGTGGGTCTTGAGCAGCAGATCCGAAACGTCGACTGCCTGCGGCGCGAGTTCGCTGTCATAGGTGGTCTGCAACGCACGCAGGAGCCAGCGTTCGGGCACCGGCTGACCGGCGTCCAGCCGGCGCTGCGCCGCCTGGACGGTATAGTCCACGGCCGCGGTGGGATTGTCCTCGGCCACGTAGGACTGGATGATGATGTATTCCGGATCGTTACCCGGATCATTGTCATTGTCCGTGTAATTGGCCGCCATCGCCGCCTCCACGGCAGAACGCGCCGCGGCGTAATCACCCGCGTTGTAGGCAAGCTGGCCGACGAAGAAATTGAAGCGGGCGAGTTCGCTGGCCGGAACCGTGTTGGTCGCCAGCATCATTTCCAGCCCGCGGCGCTGGAGGGCGGGATCGTTCAGCTTGTTGCCGATCGACAGGATGAGATTGCCGGCCGCGTAGCGATCGTCGGGCGACTGGGCGGCAGCCTCGACCGATCCGATCTGCGCCCGCGCGCCTTCGGGATTGGCGGCCTCGCCTTCCAGCATGGCGGCGACGGGCTGGTAGACCTCGACGAAGGCGGGCGTGAATTCGCGCTGCCGTTCCTCTTGCTGCTGGTCCTGGGCCTGGGCAGGCGCGCTCAGCGCGAGCGATCCCAGCGCAGCGCCGCCCGCCAGCGCCGCGGCCATCGCCAGCCGGGCGACGGGACCGCGAACGGAATGGCGGCGAGTGGGATGGTTAGCGCGGTTCATTGAAATTCTCTCCTGATATTACCTGTTTCGGGCAACTGAGTGCGCCCGGACATGCGGGCGGCGCCAATCGCATGAACGCCGCAGAATGCAAATCTCTCCTACAAATCGGGCGCTGAATGCCGTTTTAACGGAATCGGCCCCGCCGCCGCCCGGCGGTGGCCCTGACATGTGGAAAAAACCGCGAATTGCGGCGCTTCGGCGGGTGGCAAACTGGCACTTTGACCGCCCCTTCCCTAGATTGCCGGGTATCAGGAACAGCGATGGATAACGCGTCCCCGTGAGCGACGACACAGACACCCTTACCCCCCCGGCCGCGCCCGGCGAGTTCGACCGGATCGACATCGTCGAGGAAATGAAGACCAGCTATCTCGATTACGCGATGAGCGTGATCGTGAGCCGCGCGCTGCCCGACGTGCGCGACGGATTGAAGCCGGTCCATCGCCGCATCCTGTTCGCCGCGAACGAGGGCGGCTACGTCGCCGGGCGCCCCTACCGCAAATCCGCGCTCGTGGTGGGTGACGTGATGGGTAAGTATCACCCCCACGGCGACAGCGCGATCTACGATGCGCTCGCGCGCATGGTGCAGCCGTGGTCCATGCGCGTCCCGCTGGTCGATGGCCAGGGCAATTTCGGCAGCATGGATCCCGATCCCCCGGCGGCCATGCGCTATACCGAAAGCCGCCTGGCGCGGGTTGCGAATTCGCTGCTCGACGATCTCGACAAGGACACGGTCGACTTCGTCGACAATTACGACGGATCGCGGCAGGAACCCTCGGTCCTCCCGGCGCGCTTCCCGAACCTGCTGGTCAACGGGGCCGGCGGTATCGCCGTGGGCATGGCGACCAACATTCCGCCGCACAATCTGGGCGAGGTGATCGACGCCTGCTTCGCCTACATGGACGACCCGGGCGTGACGGCGGAGCAGCTGCACGAGATCGTGCCGGGGCCCGACTTTCCGACCGCCCCGCTCATCCTGGGACAGTCGGGCGCGAAGGCCGCCTACACCACTGGGCGCGGGTCCATCCTGATGCGCAGCCGGCACGAGATCGAGCGCGGCAAGGGCGACCGGGAGAGCATCGTGCTCACCTCCATCCCCTACCAGGTGGGAAAGGCCGGCCTGGTCGAGAAGATAGCCGATGCCGCCAAGGAACGGCGGATCGAGGGCATTTCGGACATCCGCGACGAATCGAGCCGCGCCGGCGTGCGCGTGGTGATCGACCTGAAGCGCGACGCCACGGCCGAAGTCGTGCTCAACCAGCTGTGGCGGCACACGCCCGCGCAATCGAGCTTCCCCGCCAACATGCTCGCCATTCGCGGCGGCCGGCCCGAGACGCTGGACCTGCGCGACTTCATCTCCAGCTTCATCGCGTTTCGCGAACAGGTCATCACCCGGCGCACCAAGTACGAACTGAACAAGGCGCGCGACCGGGCGCATGTATTGCTGGGCCTCGTCGTTGCCGTATCCAACCTGGACGAGGTCGTGGCGATGATCCGCGGTTCGTCCAATCCCGCCATCGCGCGCGAGAAGCTGATGGCGAAGGAATGGCCCATCGGCGACATCGCCCAGTACATCCGCCTGGTCGAAGCGATCGAGCCGACGGCGGACGAGGAAAGCGGCACCTACCAATTGAGCGAACGGCAGGTGAAGGCCATTCTCGACCTGCGCCTTCACCGTCTTACCGCGCTGGGCCGCGACGAGATCGGCGGCGAGCTGGAAGAGCTGGCCGAACGCATCCAGTACTACCTCTCGATTCTCGCCGACCGGGCGAAGCTCTACGGCGTCATGCGCGACGAATTGCAGGAGGTGCGCGATCAGTTCGCCACGCCGCGCCTGTCCGAGATCGCGCCGGCGTGGGACGGGCTGGAGGACGAGGATCTGATCGAGCGCGACGACATGGTCGTGACGGTCACGCTCGATGGCTACATCAAGCGCACCCCGCTCTCCACCTTCCGCGCCCAGAACCGCGGCGGCAAGGGGCGTGCCGGCATGAGCACGAAGGACGAGGATGCGGTGTCGAACATGTTCGTCACCAGCACGCACAATCCCGTGCTGTTCTTCTCCACCGCGGGCAAGGTCTACCGCCTGAAAGTCTGGAGGCTTCCCGAGGGTGCGGCGAACACGCGCGGGCGACCGATCGTGAACCTGCTGCCCTCGCTCGAGAAGGACGAGAGCATTGCCGCCGTACTGCCCTTGCCGGAAGACGAGGCGGCATGGGGTTCGCTCAACGTCGTCTTCGCGACCGCGCTCGGCAATGTGCGACGAAATTCGATGGATGCGTTCACCAACATTCCCTCCAACGGCAAGTTCGCCATGCGCTTCGACGAGGACAGCAAGGATCGCCTGATCGGCGTGAAGCTGCTGGAATCGGGCGACGACGTGCTGCTCGCCACCCGCATGGGCAAGGCCATCCGCTTCGCTGGCGAGGACGTGCGCGAATTCGTCAGCCGCACGTCTACCGGCGTGCGCGGAATGAAGTTCAAGGAGGCGGGCGACGAGGTCGTGTCACTGTCGATCCTGAAGGGCGGTAGCGCCACCCCCGACGAGCGCGACGCCTATCTACGCGTCGCCCCCTGGAAGGCGGACGACGACGCGGTTCCGCTGTCGGACGATCACCGGGCGATGGCCGAAGAGGAAGAGTTCATTCTCACGGTCTGCGCCAATGGCTACGGCAAGCTGTCGAGCGCCTACGAATATCGCAGAGCCGGGCGCGGCGGCATGGGCATAACCAATATCGACAACATCGCCCGCAACGGACCCGTCGTGGCCAGCTTCACGGCGACCAAGGCTGACCAGCTCATGCTCGTCACCGATCAGGCCAAGCTCATTCGCATCGGTCTCGATTCGTTGCGGGTCATCGGTCGCGGCAGCGCCGGCGTGCGTCTCTTCAACGTCGGCAGGAACGAGCATGTCGTCTCGGTCGTGCGCATCGACGAGGACGAGACGCCGGAGAACGAGGCGGAGGAAGCCGTCGCCGAGGAAATGGCCGCGCGGCGCGGCGGAGACGATGTCACGAGCCCGGACACCACCGCCCACTCGGACGGCAATATCGAAGGCGAGCCGGACTCCGGTTAAGGCTACTCGCCCGCAATACGCTCGCAATCGCCCGCATTGCGTTCGTCCGAAGTCGGACGGCCGGGCGGGCGTCCCTCTCCGGCGCGGGGTTCGGATCGTTCGCTCCGCCCGCGCCTGACCTCAGTGAGCCGTCTCCCTTCCTCCTTGCACGACGCGCAGTTCTGGATCGCGCTTGCGCAGCGTCGTTATCACCCCGATGCAGATCAGGAACTGCCCGAGATAATAGATCGGCCAGACCAGATATTGCGGAACGTCGCTGCCCGAAAGCGGGCCCATTTCGGCGAACAGCAGCATGTCCGACAGCAGGAACAGCATCGCCCCCGCCCCCACCCGGTAGCGCGGGAAGCTGCTCGCCCATGCGCCCGATGCCATCGCGCCAAGGGCCAGCGCATAGAATGCGGTCGGCAACGCCATCGTGCGGTCGTAGGGGAAGAAATAGGCGATGGCAGGCGTCAGGATCAGCGTCAGACCCACGACCCAGCTTTGCGTCTTTGTCAGTGCGGGGCGACGGTTTCTGAGGAACACGCCGAGCGCCAGCACGTGAAAGGCGAAGAACAGCAAGGCGCCGATCGTCCGGTCGAACATGATGCCCATGTCCCCCAGCGCCGCCGCGGCCATCGCCCAGGCGAGCAGATGCGCGTCGGGGCTGGAATGGCGCATGTAGGCGTAAACCGCCAGCAATCCGACCGCGCTGCCCTTCAGCGGGATGAGCCACAGTTCGGGGACGTCGCTCGCCCGCAGGTAGTAGAAGGCCAGCGCCGCCGCGACGCTGAGCAGCAGGAAGGGGCGTTTCTGAGCGAGTGCGCGCTTGGGCATGGTACGGGCGCCTAACGCGGCATGCAGGTTTGCGCCAGCGGCTTTGCGGGCCTATCTGCGCGAACGATGACCCATGACGTTCACATCATCGGCGGCGGACTCGCTGGCAGCGAGGCCGCCTGGCAACTGGCGTTGCGGGGCGTCAGCGTGCGCCTGTCCGAAATGCGCGGCGGCGGCGGATCGACCCCGGCTCACCAGACCGATGGGCTTGCCGAACTGGTCTGCTCCAATTCCTTCCGCAGCGACGACGACACGAGGAACGCCGTCGGCCTGCTGCATCACGAGATGCGGCGGCTCGATAGTCTGGTGATGCGGGCGGGCGAACGGGCACGTGTGCCCGCCGGAAGCGCGATGGCGGTGGATCGCGACGTCTTCAGCGAGGAGGTGCAGCGCACGCTGGACGAGCACCCCCGCGTCACCGTTGTGCGCGAAGTGGTGGAGACGCTGCCCGAAGCCGGCCTCACCATCGTTGCCACCGGCCCGCTGACCGCCGCCCGGCTGGCCGAGAGCATCGTCGGCGCTACGGGCGCGGACCGGCTCGCCTTCTTCGATGCCATCGCCCCCATCGTTCACCGCGAGAGCATCGACATGGACGTGTGCTGGATCCAGTCGCGCTGGAACAAGCGGACCAAGGCATCGAACGACGGCGGCGATTACATCAATTGCCCGATGATCAAGGAGCAGTACGAGGCCTTCGTCCAGGGACTGCTCGACGCCGAAAAGGGCGAGTTCAAGGAGTGGGAGGCCGGAACCCCCTATTTCGATGGCTGCATGCCGATCGAGGTGATGGCGGAGCGCGGGGTGGAGACGTTGCGCTACGGTCCCATGAAGGGGGTGGGCCTCGACAATCCGCACGATCGTACGCCGGAGCATCCGCAGGGGCGCTGGCCCTACGCCGTCGTGCAACTGCGACAGGACAATGCGCTCGGCACGCTGTGGAACATGGTCGGCTTCCAGACCAAGATGAAATGGGGTGCGCAGAAGGAACTGTTCCGCACCATCCCGGGGCTGGAAAAGGCGGAGTTCGCGCGTCTGGGCGGCATGCACCGCAATACGTTCATCAACTCGCCCTTGCTTCTGGACCGGCAGCTGCGCCTGAAATCGGCGCCGCATATCCGCTTCGCCGGGCAGATTACCGGGTGCGAGGGTTATGTCGAAAGCAGTGCCGTAGGGTTGATGGCCGGCATCAT from Aurantiacibacter spongiae carries:
- the trmFO gene encoding methylenetetrahydrofolate--tRNA-(uracil(54)-C(5))-methyltransferase (FADH(2)-oxidizing) TrmFO: MTHDVHIIGGGLAGSEAAWQLALRGVSVRLSEMRGGGGSTPAHQTDGLAELVCSNSFRSDDDTRNAVGLLHHEMRRLDSLVMRAGERARVPAGSAMAVDRDVFSEEVQRTLDEHPRVTVVREVVETLPEAGLTIVATGPLTAARLAESIVGATGADRLAFFDAIAPIVHRESIDMDVCWIQSRWNKRTKASNDGGDYINCPMIKEQYEAFVQGLLDAEKGEFKEWEAGTPYFDGCMPIEVMAERGVETLRYGPMKGVGLDNPHDRTPEHPQGRWPYAVVQLRQDNALGTLWNMVGFQTKMKWGAQKELFRTIPGLEKAEFARLGGMHRNTFINSPLLLDRQLRLKSAPHIRFAGQITGCEGYVESSAVGLMAGIMTATELTGESWTPPPATSAMGALLSHITGDAEATHFQPMNVNFGLFPPMHEVKKKQRKEAYTSRAKTDFGEWLTQIERVPA